gaaaaaaaaaaaaaaagaaaaaaatccatttCCAATTTCCCACGACAGAGAAAACTGATATCTTCAACTTTTCCCACAGCGAAATTAATTCCACGTTTTCGAGGGCGTACCTTCCTTGACGGATTGAACGTAGACGGGGTTGTCGCCGGAAACCTTCATCCCGTATCCTGCTTCGTCCTTGTAGACTACGAGGGTGGCGATCGGCGGGGGTTCACCGACTCCGCTCCCATTTCCACCGGCGGCAGCGGCACTGCGACGTGGACCACCGCTTCCATTCATCCCTCGTCCGTCGTCTCTCGTCTTACCTCCTCCCCCAGCTCACCTCTCTCGCCGGCAGTGCAACGGACGAACCGAGTCGCCTGCGTTTCGTTTCGTTGCGGAAAAAGAAGCAGAGAAGAACGATGAGACGGGAgaaagagaataaataaattttaaagaaatcaaaaaaatctgCGAATGGAAAATcgactttgatttttcactttccgaGCAACAAGTTTTAGTCGTCATAAATGTTTTAATTCCCATCTTCCATCGGGTAACGAAGTAACAAAGTATAGTTTATCGCGACACGATGTTAAATAatcgtcgtcatcatcgtcgtcgtcattgTCATCGACACCTGCACACCGGTCCGAGAGATAAAGCAGCTCTGTAACTTATAGGTGTATATAGGTTTGATCATTCGGTGttgagagagtgagagagatgGGAAGATTAACGTTGTTGTAAATTACGATTAGAAACGCTCGCGGTGTTGAGAAAACGAGGCGCGAACGCATAATAAGATAGTAAATGACTACAAGTGGGTACTTTTAAACAACGCCTGAACTGTTGgtgtaaaatattgtaactCGCATCGCGAATATCTTTAACGTAGGGAAacgtggggaaaaaaaaaaaaaaaatatcaagtcgaagaaaatttgttcgtttacaattttcgaattttttttttttctaacattcACGAAACTATAACttggcaaaaaaataattgacttGTAATTTAGAAACATTCTGAACTTGCAGAATATTAATCTTTCGTCGATACTTCGCGATACTGAAGTTGCTAACTTCAAgttgatgaaaagaaaaaaaaaaacaaaaaaaaatcgttattataCAGTTTTAGAAGGACTTTCAAGAAGTTGACTTTTACAAAGTTtgaacatgttttttttttgctgttatTCTTTACTagctgaatttcaaaaaattctacgGATGCGAGTGTaaaagatgttttttttctttttgtgaatacatgcatcgttaaagtaacgttactgacaatgagttcgACCCGATCATCCGTCTCTCTATTTTCTCCTTATCGAATAGAAGAAGGCGTGTTTGGCGCACAGCCGTTTTATAATACGGCTGCTATACCCGGCACCGAGTGCGTTAAATTTCTAACACAACGCACGCTGTCCGACTTTCGCGTTTCtttgtgtgcgcgtgtgtgtgtgtgtgtgtgtgtgtgatacACGACGCAGCCTATCGCATGCATGGAGAGAATTGGTCGCATAAGGTGCAGGTGTTTTCACAAAATGGGGCgggattgaaattccgaatttgataAGTTACGAATAATTCGGTGACGAAACTCGATTAAGTAAGGAAAACAAACTGTGACGAAACGTCAGAGATTTTCAGATCCGCAAATTTCAGCATATTTTTATGTCCGGTATCCtgatcattttgattttcggtttttctcatttttcacacCCACTCGTCGAGTAAATCACGCTgtgcgagtatattttaatttgtcggaattttactctatcggaACTTGTATTGCTTCTCGCACGACGAAAACATACGACGGGCAATTTAAGTACctgttattaaaatttgtgTATAAATTCGAACAATGATCTTTTCATCTTTTCAGTATGATCCGGACGGATTTAGAGAATCTGtcgtacatttttcaactcaccttAACTCAATAGTTGAGTcttgtgaaaaaatcaacacTTGTTACGTTTCTAAACCAGGAATTTGACTatattctataaaaaaaattcatatccaTTTCAACATTCgatgacgaagaaaaagacaGCGCAAAGCCGAGCCGTTCTATAATCATCTGTACAAAAGACGATAATCTAGGAAAAAGTGTACGATGATAACctactaaaaatttctataccaGAATTACGAGAGTGTCCGAATTTCTCTACTTAATCATTTCGCtcacacatttttcaactcgatATATCAGCCTGAGTTTCAGGGTTACCGTGCACGAATCTAAAGTGAATCAGTATTTGATgatttctaaatccaagatggcggaatCAACATGGCGGatatagaatcgaaaaaactataaaaattcgatgataTTAGCCGAAACTTGTGACTCGGGAGTTTTTCGGGTCGCTGATCACAAATATGAAGTGAGAATTAACAATAAACCGTGATAATTACTAtggcgtgaaaatttttgtgagtGAAAGGGTTaatcgtaaaataaaattggtaGTCAGAGGTCGAAATTATATCGTGTTAAAGTTGGTAAgattatcgtaacgattccACGCTTCGtaaaaaccgttatttcggGATTttggaaaagtgaaaaatttgaaattcgttaaacggtattgaatgaaacaaaaaatactcgatatttttcaatcttagTTCCTTTAAAATCatcgttgtaaaaataagaaaataattatttccaccatattatatatatatatatatagaccttgaaattgaaagtgtgtcatttttttttcttttctatttcatAGTAACTGCACGATTAGATATTACCTAACTAATCTATATGTGACGATAAATGCGCCAAGGGGAAAGAAGTAAGTATTTAAATAAGTAAGCAAGTAAGTAACGGGCCATTCATTAATTACGTAAGGAcgattttggtaatttttgaccccccccccccccctgcccccATGTAAGGGCACATAAGATTTCTTAAACTATTCCTCCCCGTCTTACGTAAGATTCTATCTAGTTTTtccgaataattaaaataatatcaataaacGGGAAGAATGtactataatttttatttacaagatCGAAAAGAGAGTACAAGAATAAGTTTTACCTccccccccctgcccctcGCCAAGATAAGGGCACGCATAGATTTTttacaccccccccccccccccctccccctcggGACCCTTACGTAATTAACGAATGGCCCCTAAGTCATTAATTACATGCACACGTAAGACAACGTCAAGGTCGTTTCGAGGAATCGAATCGCGTATTCTGTTGGCTGCGTCGAGTCGTCGTTCCTCGACgaatattcgtataattatCACCGTCGTGTCTAAATTGACGTTTGTTAATTGCTACCGCTGCTTCGGCTCGATcgtagtttaaaaaaatcagctGGTTAACCATTCCTTGacgcaaaaatttattatcttcGCTTGTAACGTGACCGACgcatcaaaaaaataaaaaaaaattaatcgcgaAAGGTTGGTTTGGTtgcgaaaaacttttgatgacgaaaaaattacttactaatgaaataaaatatgtatatttaacgCGATCCATTTTCCTTATCACAAAAATGTCGCGCAGCAATGCGCCAGCAGCATTTCCGGATGCAACAAAGAGAGAGGAGGTAACAAGAAAAACGATATGGAAGAACTGCTGCGACAATGAATTATAAAcaagggaaatttttttttacttttttaagAAAAGAGACGGAGAAAAATACAATCGTGTGTAACGAGTGATATACAGACGTTTATGTTTATACCGTCGCGAGTTGATCGCTGTTAGACGCATGCGAAtggattatattattaattgttcTAGAAAAAGCCGAGGACGAGAAGGATGGAACGAGTGTAGTATACCTATAACACATGTGCCGAGaagaagagtgaaaaaagaaagaagattaATGTAGAAACGTACGTAGctgtgtaaatatttaaattcccgATAGATAGAAGAGAAGAAGTGGAAAACTGAAAGAataagaaacaagaaaataaagaataaaaaacaaaaaacaaaaaacaaaaaaaaaaaaaaacgaacaaacacAGCCAAGAGAGGAGACGACGATAATTGTCcgcgaaaaattaaaacccAGGGACGTCTGCAGCTGTGCGGTGCGCGTGTTTTTTTCGACGTACGaattggaaatagaaaaataaataaataaagtccGTGTGGCGATAAAAGTAAACGAATAAACGTTCGGTCGGGATATAATAAAAGAGACGGAAAAAAAGTTCAGACGCAGTGAGGTAGGCATTACACGGATAAAGGGaacgagaattgaaaaaaattatagagagagaaagaaacaaaaagaggATAAGAAGGATTTCTTATTCAAGCCCTTCGAATCGTAGTGATAAGttatctattttttcaatatttggaGAACTTttaaaacatatttctttgccgttttttttttttttgttatttctagagagtaattattgcgatataatttaaattgttattgttaaagGGATattgaatgattaaaaaatcgtgaaaattgaaggaataattaaATTCCGAGAAAGTTTTtagggtcgctgattacaaatcagaaatcgaattttaaaaattcaagatggcgtaTCGAATATGgcgcatgaaaatttcaaattcgatcgaatccggagaaaaaacaCTGTCCAGGGATTTttgaggtcgctgattaccaatctgaaatcagatgttgaaaattcagtaaagcGAATCCGAACTGCGACCTTGAAAACCCCTGCGTAGAGTTTTATTGCGcgtattcgatcaaatttgaaatttacgtccgccatattggatccgccatcttggataaaaaaaatttgaactcggattcgtaatcagcgacccgaAAACCAATAAAATACAATCTCGTTGCAAAAGTTGACTCAGCACAATAAcgtgtgactcaaagggttaaacgCGCGTTCCAACGTAAACAACTCACCTGACAACTATACCGAACTAGGAGGAGTCGACGGCAGATtgtttgttatattatttcaCTCCGAGGAATAACGGTCGATATGCAAGGGAGCCGCGCGTTCCAATTTAGCGCGAAAAAGGGTCGAGGATAAAACAACGACAAAGGAGTCCGAAAAAACAGGAAACCCGCTGACTCTTCTGCCACGGGATGCGTTCGTTGATAATGTTGTGTGCAGGAAAGCGTCCTCGGGATGAGGAGAAgacggaggaggaggaagaggcgAGACTCGTACGCGTTTGTGCCGCCcataaagaagaagaagaagaagcgacGTTTGCGTGTGTTCGAAGTGCGTCGACTTTTCTAGCCCACGTAACTCGGTCTGCGGCCTGCAAAGTTACGGCCGATTATTTCGACGAGATTCGTTGTTTTCaagacgaagacgacgacgacgacgacgatgtgCGGATTAGGAGAAAAGTTCGGGAATATCGTGATATctgttgtaataataaaagcGAATGATATGTCGGTAAACACCGATTAGGTTAAGCCGCGTACGCATTTGTGACAATTGACAGTCGACGACAATGCGATGACAGGCTAATCCGAGTACCGTTACAAGACTGTTAATTAACGGCGGAGGATCAGTAAATACCAACGTGCGGAGTGAGGAGAAATAGGGTTGAAGAGACTGtttcattattgtaaaatCTGAGTAGCGCTATGCGCTCTTTTTTACCTTTCATTTAATCCACTGACAGCGTTTTTCGATGTTTTGAATAacgagcagcagcagcggaaTCGTCCTGCAGAACCAGCCTTGTGAATCACAGTGAGTTTTGGTCGCGACGAGGAGTGGAATATGATCGAAGGTTTAGGCCATAGACACTAGGTTTCTCTATATCTTTTATTGAGCGCACACTAGTATTTAGCAAGAATTATTGTGGCATCGCTATAACGTAAGAAAAGAATCCGCGCTAACATGACGCTCCTTGACGCTGACGAATAATTATCATCGTCGTACACTTTTTACAACACACTTTCACAGCACATCAAAGCAGCGCGTAAGTATCTATCCTGAATCCCTCTACGCCTGCACACCcggttatacgtatacatgcgttgtatcaaaatatctgattatagaaaatttcacgacACTGAGACTCCCTACGGTTACAGTCACTTCGTCGAAATACTATCCGCTATCAAGGCACTCCGTTCACCGCTGGATTAATCTTGTTTAGGTCTCTTCGACTTTGCTGTGTAAAATGCACTTTGAATCGAACAAAAATACACCACTAACAAGTGTCAGCCATCTTGTATCTGCTCCCAGCACAACCCATCGTCCCGTCGTGCATTGCGCCGACTGGTACACAGACAACGGGGGGATTCGAGGTCCGGCGTTTGAATCGTTTGTTTCGTCGGTAACTTTGGCATCAGCTTTATAATTTCGGTAGAGAAATTCATCGTATCTGCGCATGCATCCGGTGCACGTATTTTAAACAATGATGATTTAAAACAAACTAACGACGaaggaatttttattaaataattaatcgagGCAAATCTACATATATACAGTTTTCTATGATCGTTTACGAATCAAAAGCcgatatatacgtatatgcatgAGTTTTCAGTGTTCAATCTACTgatacatgtgtatacatatatcagtGGTTCAATCGCAGTAGCTGTTTAGTAATACCACTAGCGTTAGACTGTAGACTGCCAGACTTATACGAAAAAGGGGTTGCCTATTCTAACGGGGTTGAACGTGTTTTATGGGGTTGCACGCAAAACGGCTCTTGTCGATAAAGAAGCTACCGGATCGCCAACACAGTTTCTTATGGACCAAGACTCACTGACTCGCCGGGTACCGATCTCAACATTTTCCCAGGGGTAACCGTATTTAAATTCTTCCGTCAACGCAACTAGTTTCATGCTCGAATCAATTACGTCATGGAGCAATAGTATTCCGTCTCGAGTTGCGTACACCAATAAAATTGTCTGCGGACTGAGGCAACACCGTCAACATCGCATTTCAATGCGTGCTTAGCTTTATAGTCAATTTTCCCATTATAGGTATGATCGGTGCTCGGCATTCTTTTGTTACGCGTAATCGGTGCTATCGGTTTGTACACATTTCGAACGAAGTTATATCCAAATTACAGCTTATTAACAATTCCGAATTTTGTCGAACGAAAATACGGTTGAGGGTAAGTAATAACATTGCACGTTCAATACGCGTATTCGTTtcatttaatataattaaatctAAAACCGTACAACGGCGAGTTGTGAAAAGCCAAagtttacaataaaaattgaaaatcgccGATAAACAACGAGTCTTACGAGCAATTAAATTCAACTGCGGCAAACGCTGCAGCTGGATATTAAACGATCGTAAACGTCGTTCGCGATTATCTTTTTCGCGTTAATTAATATTGCATAATGCATACTGCGCGTGACTTTTATACGTTGAGTGCAAGTTCAGCGATCTGCGGTAAACACAATATTTCCACTTAACCGATCTTTGGATCCCAATAAACGGCATATAATCGTTCATCGCCGCTCTGACCTCGGCGCGATAACGATAATAAGCGAAATTCAAAGAGACCGCATTGGCTATAATCCTGCGGGGGTGCGCGGAATCTAATTAAGATATTCGCAATGCCGTTCGTGCTGCACTTACTAATGAGACGCTGCAGCGCCTATTCGGAATAGTTCACGATCAGACAGCGTAGCGACGAGCAACGCAGCTTCAATTTCGCAACGGGTTACCTTTTTTCTATGAATAATCGGAACAGCGTTGAAAGATATCAAGCTGTAGCCGAGACATGTGGTGATGACACCGTTACGAGAACAAACATGGCCGCCCTGCATCGCAAATGTCAAGATACGGACGGAAAACATCCGCTCGTGTTGTTCCCTCTTTTACATTGTCATTTTGACAGTCACGTGATCTGTCATGCTGTGATGCGGTAGACAAACTGAGCGGAAAAcggttataaaaatttataagcgAATAATACCTCGTCAAAGAAGTTGCGGATATTGGTTAAGTCCGGTATTACGGAATAGTTTGATAAGcaatatataaataaaggcgatatgtaataaaatatacttatttGCAATACGAGGCCTTTGTTGACTCACAGTTTTCCTTTATCTCCTACACAGGTAAAAGCTGTGGTCGTCTAACGGTAGAGGAGCAAAATGCAAAGGTCGATTCATTCCATCTCAGGTGACTACACGGAGATTGTCAGAAGGCTGCCGTTGAGGCTGCGCTTTGCCTATGGTGTGGGCCATGTAATGAACGACATTTGCGCCTCCATGTGGTTCACGTatattttggtattttttcaCTCCGTACTCAAGTTTAGCGCCGCGTTGTCCGGAGTCGTAATGCTGATCGGTCAGGTGGCCGATGCATTGGCGACGCCTTTTATCGGATTGCAATCCGATAGAAACGATGATTTCTGGTTGTGTCGTTACGGAAAGAGAAAAACTTGGCATTTGTTGGGTAAGAGAAGAAAGCGCCGCACTGTTCGACGGATTTCATAATCTTTTCATTCTGATTCTCGCACAGGCACCGTCGGTgtggttttttcgtttccgtTCATATTCTCGCCCTGCATAAAGTGCGAAGGATCTCACCAGTGGGCTCAATTAGTTTATTATGCCGGTTTTGTTATCATATTTCAATTCGGCTGGGCTGCCGTTCAAATATCGCATCTTTCATTGATTCCCGATCTAACGCCATCCGAACACGAGAGAACAGAACTTACAGCAATTAGGTGAATACTATTTCCGTAATCGCATTCTGTATATATTCGTAATTAGAATCGTTGCAAAGTTTCAAACTTTTACAGTTTTTCAGAAACATGTCACCGTTGCGTAATTAGCATTTGATACATTGCTCACGGATATCATTTTCTATTCGCACAGGTATAGCTTTACCGTATGCTCAAATGTACTTGTTTACTGCATTACTTGGGCAGTCCTGCACATAACGAGTGACACCGCTTCGAATTCTCAGATCGGACCAAAAGATGCGCCTCATTTTCAAACAGTGGTAATAATCGGATTGGCAGTTGGCGCTTGGGCATCgttaatatttcatatttatgtAAAAGAACAAGGAACCAGCGATACGACAGGTAGATATTTTTCTAAAGTGTTAAAAGAGTAATGAATAATAGAAATTGACCAACGCGTATGAATTTGTCCATTACAGGACCTCAACGACGCAACACGAGATCTGTCGGTACTATACTGATGGATATTCAGTTCTATAAAGTAGCCGGTGTTTATATGCCCACGAGACTGTTTGTTAATTTGTCACAAGTTTATATACCATTGTATTTACACGACTATTTGAAAATGGTGGCAACATCGCTGGCTGTAGTACCGCTAACGATGTTTCTCAGCAGTTTTATAACGTCCTTAATAATCGAAAGATTGAACACAAAACTAGGAAGAAAAGTATCTTATTTCATCGGAGTAATGCTTGGATTGACTGCGTGTGTCTGGATTCGACTTGGAAACGGCAAAATGTATACCACGTACGAAATATACCCGGTCTCCATGCTGCTTGGTAAATTTGAGCAATTTTTATGGCTTGCAAATTATAACTGGTATGGTCaatctttaatttttaattttctaggTGCCAGTGGCTCGGTTATGCTCGTCACTAGTCTTGGGATAACTGCCGATTTAATTGGCCAGAGTTCGGACAGCGGAGCATTCGTTTATGGTGCAATGAGCTTTACCGATAAATTGAGCAATGGCTTGGCTGTGATGGCGATTCAATCAATGCAAGTAGtttgtgataaaataataataatagtaatatttaTTGAGTGTTCTTTGCATCATTAATTACATTTCCTGTCTCTTAATTCCAGGAAGTGCCTGTCCGACTGTCCGGCTTATTACAGGGATGTTATAATCTACGCCTGTGGTGGCTCCGCTGTCTTTGGTCTAGTCATGGTACTCTTGATGAAGCCTTTTGTTTACGATGATGGTAATGATTTCATTGATTACAGTGTTCCCAATGATAAATCATTTGATCCATCAATTTCTCCTGATTTTGTACTTTTCTGTTCCAGATGACAAAAATTCGATGATATCAGCGACGACGAATTCCAAAATTATAGATGAATGATGAGAAATTAATGCATTAGGAACTTGTACTGGAACATCGGATATATTCTTAAATTAATTCTTCTTAAAACTAAAAGTGCTCGGTACTCGTGGgagtatgaaaaatgaatctcCTCTACTGGGTTACATTTGGCATACTTGGTGAGCCGACAACGTCAATTATATCTGCCTTAACTTCTGGTTCAACTTTTGGCAGTAGAGATGGCGGAATCGTCAGAGTCTGGggaaatttgaacaaatattGTGATTTTAATATTGCTAAGTTTCAAACATATCAAAGTAGTCTCGAGCTTAGATTCAAACAACGTAGAAACGATTAGGTTCTGGTTTCTAAATTCATCCTCACCTTGCCAGGAGCTAGAGCCTCGTACTGATGTCTCAAGGATTGTAGTTCGTAGTCGCAGGTAGCTAACGCACCCTTAAGCTCGTAATGCAGCACAATGTCGCTACGTAGTTCATTGAATTGTTGACATATCTGTTCCGTTGGAGGCGGATTCAGTTCTGTAACAGCCGAAAGAAAGGAGAAATGTCAAACGttgtatttatgtacatatgaaataataatgtattttcAGTGAATGATAATCGAGTAGGTAAATTATTCAGGCTTACCTAGGTGAAGTTCCGTCAGCATTTGTTCTATactcttcattttcttttggCCAAGACTGCTGGGCAGTTTGATCCTTTGCGAACGAAGGCTTACGCTgctatttttgaaatctggAAACTTTATTCCAGCCGACTCGACCACCtgaaaattccaaattcaTAGCAACAAATAGCAACGCTTTGAAATTGGGTCAGTTAATTATATACTTACGTGAGCCGAGTCGATCTTTGTAGGTCTATTTCTATTagagttattatttttcttcgttgaTTTTCTCTCAGTCTTTCTGGGATCAACCTGATGGTCAGCGGCCGTAATAAGTTTTTGCAAATCTTGCGTTTTACGATCCCTCTCTTTTTTCCgctgttcaatttttctcagctCAGATAGCAAAGTTTGTTCCTCTTCGACTTGCTCCGGCGTtctttcaaac
This region of Neodiprion virginianus isolate iyNeoVirg1 chromosome 7, iyNeoVirg1.1, whole genome shotgun sequence genomic DNA includes:
- the LOC124308999 gene encoding major facilitator superfamily domain-containing protein 12-like; this encodes MQRSIHSISGDYTEIVRRLPLRLRFAYGVGHVMNDICASMWFTYILVFFHSVLKFSAALSGVVMLIGQVADALATPFIGLQSDRNDDFWLCRYGKRKTWHLLGTVGVVFSFPFIFSPCIKCEGSHQWAQLVYYAGFVIIFQFGWAAVQISHLSLIPDLTPSEHERTELTAIRYSFTVCSNVLVYCITWAVLHITSDTASNSQIGPKDAPHFQTVVIIGLAVGAWASLIFHIYVKEQGTSDTTGPQRRNTRSVGTILMDIQFYKVAGVYMPTRLFVNLSQVYIPLYLHDYLKMVATSLAVVPLTMFLSSFITSLIIERLNTKLGRKVSYFIGVMLGLTACVWIRLGNGKMYTTYEIYPVSMLLGASGSVMLVTSLGITADLIGQSSDSGAFVYGAMSFTDKLSNGLAVMAIQSMKCLSDCPAYYRDVIIYACGGSAVFGLVMVLLMKPFVYDDDDKNSMISATTNSKIIDE